AATTAGTtattgatgctataaaaaggggttaaacatcatgattgacagctgagactgatttgtgattggtcgagaggGTGCTTCGTCAGGACCTCGATATTGCACCCCCATCCCCTGATCTCCATCATGCAGACTCTAGCTCCACATTTATTATTTGCAGGAAAATGGCAGAATTCCTATGTGCCATCTATTTTAGCTTCCTCTCTGCAaagtgggaggaaatggaggcGTGTTGTCCATCTGTATTCAGACAACATGGTTGGAGGATGCAACACTGACGCTGCTCCACTGCTATGAGGAGCTTTGTTCGACCTCCAAGCCTCAACTACGTCCGTTACTGTCAGCAGAGGCAAAAGCTTTTATTTGTACAACAAAACATTGTCAATTCTATTGTCACGCTTTTGTTACTTTAATTTCAAAAGGGATAAAACCACCACCTTTATCTTTACAAACTCGTCACCATAATTAACTCTCATTGATAACATTCTTCTGCTCATCGTATTGTAGTAAGAGGATGCATAGCTGCAGTACGTCATGTTACTTTAAGGTTTTACACAGAGCGGCCAGATAACAGTCAGGGATAATTTGATAAATACTGCCTCCCTGTGGTTGAAAGTGACTTTGCACAGAGAGGCGAAGGTGAGTACATTTCTACTAAGTTTTCTTTACGTCATCTTttctcacatcacacacataaaATACCAGATATTCTGTATTCTGAACAATATATGAACACATCTGCTCCTGTTCAACGCATCAGCATATCTAACCACTGGGCAAGGGGTCTAAGGTCTCTGAAGCCCTTTCCTCCTCGCTCCGATCAGTGTTGGTCCTCTGACAATCCTCCTGCCAGGAGCCCTCATCTGTGCCAGCAGTGGAGACCTCAGTCCAACCCTGGGGTGAATCCTGGGTACGGGTCGCTCAGGCTGAGTGGATCTGCCGTTCCTGAGGTCGTCCACAAAAGCCTCCACTAGGTCAAACTTTGTGCCGAGGCTCCCCAGCTCGTCTTTCAGCGAGTTAAACTTCCTGTAGAGGTCTCCCAGTGCTTCTGACAGTGGCTGGATCCTGGACCAATGCGGAGACATTTGGGAAGGTGCAAATAAATGGTTTCAGTACGGCCAGTCAACAAACGGCTGGCACTGCAATGCCCCATAAGCTTTCATGTAAGTGTGAGAGGAGAACACAGTCAAATTGGGCCACCGCAATATGAAAGTCACGGCATGCTGTTAAACAGAAACAGCTCCATCATCTGTGGGAAACATCAGGATAACAGACATAAAGACCAGTACAAACTTAAAAGGTTGTGGCCTAGTTTTAACAAAGGACACAGAGCCTGCAGCACTGCTGGAAAATAACTGAGTACAAGCCCTTTCTGTATAGTATAGTTTGTATGTACTTACACTTGACAtggatattttcatttaatacTATATGCATCCAATCCACAATATTTCAGAGGGAAAAACTGTTCTTAAATTATACTCcaatacattttataattacTATTCAAGTATACTCAAACTTTTTACGAAAATGTAAACGTAAACTCATCAAcccttctacttgagtaaaagtaagtaCTTGCATTAactatacttaaagtatttacAGCTAATGTAAAGGCCCTTTAAATTATTTTAGTCAAGTTTCAGCTCTGGactagaaagtacagatatgtgtttgtatatatatatatatatatatggagtaTAATTGAAAAGAACCTGAAAAGCTAATTACAATAAGGAAGTACATGTACTTTGTTTCATCCCACCACTGCAGGTtgctttaaaatgattttacaaaaagaaaaaatacaactcATTGTTAAAGAGGACAAAATGTGATTTCCAACCTTTGAGGATCATATTTCTCCAAAAAGCTTCTAGTATGTTTTGATTTCAATAATGAACCAATATCTCAAGATAAATCAAAGTTTAGAGAAGAAGCCTCTGAAAACAGATTTGTGCATCAGAACTTGGTTTTCTCATAATTTCTTCTTCCACTCTGATATTTCCCTCAATGGGCCTTCACTGGCCTGCAGTCCACCTGAAATGGTTATTCTGGAAAGTTCTATTAAATGTGGTCCCAGATGTTGGCGTAATTGTCTCCAGAGGAAAAGTTCAATGACTTTGAGTATTGTCTGCCAGGATCTCTTCACCAGAACAGGAGGCTGAAACATTTCCCAGCTTCCTCTGGCACGGTCTGCGTCGGGTGAGGTCATTTACGAAGCTTAAGGCTTGTCCTTGCAGGGACCTTGGCAATTCACCACCTCTGGCTCCAACAGGTCCACGGTCTTACGCAAAGCTTAACGAGTTGAGCAACAACCTGATTTAGTACAACTGCGAGGAAGAATCAAATCTTCACTTTCATCTTTCATCTCGTCTTGTTATGCTTTGCACATCCCCCATCTCTTACTCAACATTagaacttgttttttttgttctagCTTGTTTGTGCATCAGCACGCCACTATGGCCCACAGTTAGTCCAGTAAGATGCTTGAGTGACCCACCTGTTGTATTCAGGGAGGACGGAGGCATGGTCATTAATCAGCAGATCTTTCACTTGGCTGACAATAGCAAATTTCCAGTTATCCAGAACCTGAGTCAGGTTGGAACAACTTCTGCCGTAGGTGTGTTCTGCTGAAGACAGAAACGTTAACTAAGACTGTGTTTAGCTGCTAACAGAACTTTGAACACAATCTTTTTTTTCGACATCTaacattaattaatttgttaatCATTTGCAGGTTGTGGAGTGTGATGTCCCTGACCTGCAGCGTCCCAGCGCTGGGTTTTCTGTGTCCATTTCTGAGCTCCACACGTTGACACCATGCAGAGAAGGACCAGAGcccccttcatcctcatcttcctcactgaaagaaaaacagaaaattgGAGGCGGTTGCTACCGAGAAACAAGTACACAGGAAAGTGAAGAAGGAAAACTTGCTAGTGGACATGGCAAAGTTATAATTCAGATAAATGTGCAAATTATCATCATGCACTGGATTTTACCTTTcggtgaagtgttttttttcttgctctttCCAGGTCAGAGCAGGACCACGGTCTGTGTGATGGAATTGTTCAACAGTGACACACTGAGAAACCATGACCTGGCCAGCACGCTCTTATAAAGGCCTCCCTTAACTCCTGCAGCCAATCCCCTCACCATCTGCCCCCGCCCACTCCAGAAGGGCTGTGACACACTCTGTAGCATGTGAGCACACTGGACGAAGACACAACATGgtgaacacatgcacacagacacgcacacacacacacacacacacacaaacacaccgattTCAGGGGACAATGccttgacttccattcattgtagaaCACCCAACCAAAACTTACCTCTAACCTTAAACGTGGGCAATTCTTACTTAACCCAAACTTAACCTTGAGTCCATATATATCCCGACTTTACTGTTTATACGTATATAGGCAGAATATGAGTATAGAATGATAAATATAATATCTATATTTGGAAATAAATTCTCCCTTAGTAAACAAAATGTTCTATACTACAACTATAGAAAGTTGAACATCATTATACAGGTATAAAGATCCTAAAGTGGTAACAAAAACCGgtgcacacaaacgcacacacatacatacacacacggtTCCCAGGGGCTCTTATCAGATGAGTCTTGCAGGTACCACATCTgcagtgtaaaaaaacaaagatcctgAGTGGGAGGTCCTGATAATCCCCAATCTGTGCTCCATCTATCCTCTATGTGTCGTTTAGCTGCTGTGAGTGTTTTCGGGGACTGCACTCCCGATGGGCCCTAATCCAGGGGAGGTGTTTGATGTAGCAGGGTGGCTCCAGCCAGCGGAGCATTCTTGCGGCCGACCGTAATCCAATCTGCTCGGCATCTGGGCTACGACAATCCCGGCCAGCCCTGATCCCTTCAGTTGTCCTGATAGATCAAAACCCGAGGGGCTGCAATTCAAAGCAGCTGGAGAGAGGATAATATGGATGTCGGGGTAATAATGCTTGTATTCTTCTTTAATTCCTTGTGTAGTTATTACAGGAAACTCTAACCTCGGACAGGCTGCTCACTGATCCACTCAATTGTTTTGCTCAGAGTCGGATTAATTCACCTTTTGTCAACCCAAGACATATTTGTTAGATTATAGGCGGTTGGACACTCAAGCGTTTATTTATCCAGTAAGAAATGAAATAACTTTTGTTGCATCGAGTGTC
Above is a genomic segment from Pleuronectes platessa chromosome 16, fPlePla1.1, whole genome shotgun sequence containing:
- the si:dkey-282h22.5 gene encoding uncharacterized protein si:dkey-282h22.5 isoform X1 — encoded protein: MRMKGALVLLCMVSTCGAQKWTQKTQRWDAAAEHTYGRSCSNLTQVLDNWKFAIVSQVKDLLINDHASVLPEYNRIQPLSEALGDLYRKFNSLKDELGSLGTKFDLVEAFVDDLRNGRSTQPERPVPRIHPRVGLRSPLLAQMRAPGRRIVRGPTLIGARRKGLQRP
- the si:dkey-282h22.5 gene encoding uncharacterized protein si:dkey-282h22.5 isoform X2, translated to MRMKGALVLLCMVSTCGAQKWTQKTQRWDAAEHTYGRSCSNLTQVLDNWKFAIVSQVKDLLINDHASVLPEYNRIQPLSEALGDLYRKFNSLKDELGSLGTKFDLVEAFVDDLRNGRSTQPERPVPRIHPRVGLRSPLLAQMRAPGRRIVRGPTLIGARRKGLQRP